In a single window of the Bacillus carboniphilus genome:
- the pseC gene encoding UDP-4-amino-4,6-dideoxy-N-acetyl-beta-L-altrosamine transaminase — translation MDKPIRDSYLPYGRQWVDEDDIQSVIKILKGDYLTTGPAVGEFEQEIASYVGAKYAVAFSNGTAALHGACFAAGIGEGDEVITTPMTFAASSNCVLYQGAKPVFADIDFNTYNIDPQKVEELINDNTKAIIPVHFTGQPVALDEIHILAKKHSLVVIEDAAHALGATYKGKNVGSLSDMTMFSFHPVKHITSGEGGIITTNNEEYYQKLLQFRSHGITREPDKLIENHGPWYYEMQFLGFNYRMTDIQAALGTSQLRKIDKFIDLRKKFASMYNEAFKDINEIQIPYQDQSGSSSWHLYIIRLNLEKLLGSRKKVFEALLNENIGVNVHYIPVHLLPYYSQLGYQRGICPNAEKLYEEIITLPLFPAMTEEDVNDVIAAVNKVINNYRK, via the coding sequence TTGGATAAACCAATCAGAGACAGTTATTTACCATATGGTAGACAATGGGTTGATGAAGACGATATTCAATCTGTAATAAAAATATTAAAAGGTGACTATTTAACGACTGGTCCAGCGGTAGGTGAGTTTGAGCAGGAGATTGCTTCTTACGTTGGAGCTAAATATGCTGTTGCATTTTCGAATGGAACTGCGGCACTTCACGGTGCTTGCTTTGCAGCAGGTATCGGCGAAGGAGACGAAGTTATTACAACACCGATGACGTTTGCTGCTAGTTCTAATTGTGTTTTGTATCAAGGTGCCAAACCAGTTTTTGCAGATATAGACTTTAATACTTATAATATTGACCCTCAAAAAGTTGAAGAATTAATTAACGATAATACAAAAGCTATCATTCCTGTGCATTTTACCGGACAACCTGTAGCATTAGATGAGATTCACATTCTTGCTAAAAAGCACAGTTTGGTCGTTATTGAAGATGCTGCTCATGCGCTAGGCGCAACTTATAAAGGTAAAAATGTTGGTTCATTAAGTGACATGACAATGTTTAGCTTTCATCCAGTGAAACATATTACTTCAGGTGAAGGCGGTATTATTACAACAAATAATGAAGAGTATTACCAAAAGTTATTACAATTCAGATCTCATGGAATAACAAGAGAACCTGATAAGTTGATTGAAAATCATGGACCTTGGTATTACGAAATGCAATTCTTAGGATTTAATTACAGAATGACCGATATTCAAGCTGCTCTAGGTACTAGTCAGTTGAGGAAAATTGATAAGTTTATTGATCTAAGGAAGAAGTTTGCATCCATGTATAATGAGGCTTTTAAAGATATAAATGAAATTCAAATCCCATATCAGGACCAGAGTGGGTCATCAAGCTGGCATTTATACATTATACGTTTAAATTTAGAAAAGCTTTTAGGTAGTAGAAAAAAAGTATTTGAAGCATTACTTAATGAAAATATTGGTGTTAACGTACATTATATTCCTGTTCACCTTCTACCATACTATTCACAATTGGGTTATCAACGAGGTATATGTCCAAATGCAGAAAAGTTGTATGAGGAAATCATCACATTACCACTATTTCCTGCTATGACAGAAGAAGATGTAAATGATGTAATAGCAGCTGTTAATAAAGTAATAAATAATTATCGAAAGTAG
- the pseB gene encoding UDP-N-acetylglucosamine 4,6-dehydratase (inverting) has product MNLNGKTILVTGGTGSFGKKFISKVLEHDIKKVIVFSRDELKQYEMSQEFSDPRIRFFIGDVRDKERLYRAFDGVDIVIHAAALKHVGACEYNPFEAVKTNIHGAQNIIEAAIDRGVEKVIALSTDKAASPVNLYGATKLASDKLFVAGNSYAGNKETRFSVVRYGNVVGSRGSVVPFFKRLKESGATELPVTDERMTRFWITLDQGVQFVIDNLQRMKGGEIFIPKIPSMKVTDLAEAIAPECKIKIVGIRPGEKLHEAMITEDDARHTLEYDTYFVIQPEFSWWREDYSNGGKRLSEGFTYVSNTNNQWLTVEELRELVKE; this is encoded by the coding sequence ATGAATTTAAATGGGAAAACGATTTTAGTTACAGGTGGAACAGGTTCATTCGGTAAGAAGTTTATTTCAAAAGTATTAGAACACGATATAAAAAAGGTTATTGTTTTTAGTCGTGATGAATTAAAACAATATGAAATGTCACAGGAGTTCAGTGATCCAAGAATAAGGTTTTTCATAGGGGATGTACGGGACAAGGAGCGTTTATATAGAGCATTTGATGGAGTGGATATTGTAATTCATGCAGCAGCGTTAAAGCATGTAGGTGCTTGTGAATATAATCCATTTGAAGCAGTTAAAACTAATATTCATGGTGCTCAAAATATTATTGAAGCTGCAATTGACCGTGGGGTAGAAAAAGTAATAGCTCTAAGTACGGACAAAGCAGCTAGTCCAGTTAACTTATACGGGGCAACTAAATTAGCATCAGATAAATTATTTGTTGCTGGCAATTCTTATGCAGGTAATAAAGAAACAAGATTTTCTGTAGTTCGCTATGGTAATGTAGTTGGTAGTAGAGGAAGTGTGGTCCCTTTCTTTAAAAGACTGAAGGAGAGTGGAGCGACTGAACTTCCAGTTACTGATGAGAGAATGACTCGTTTTTGGATCACTCTCGACCAAGGAGTTCAATTCGTAATCGACAATCTTCAAAGAATGAAGGGTGGAGAAATTTTCATACCAAAGATTCCTAGTATGAAGGTTACCGATTTGGCAGAGGCAATTGCTCCAGAATGTAAAATCAAGATCGTTGGAATTCGTCCTGGTGAAAAACTACATGAAGCTATGATTACAGAAGATGATGCTCGTCACACTTTAGAATATGATACCTATTTTGTCATTCAACCAGAATTTTCTTGGTGGAGAGAGGATTATTCAAACGGTGGTAAGCGATTATCTGAAGGATTTACCTATGTGAGTAATACAAATAACCAATGGCTAACTGTTGAAGAGCTGAGAGAGTTGGTAAAGGAGTAA
- the pseI gene encoding pseudaminic acid synthase has protein sequence MSINIGDFNIDRKSPTFIIAELSANHGHDINIAKRTIKAAKEAGADAIKLQTYTADTITIDCNNDYFRIKSGTIWDGRTLYDLYKEAYTPWEWHEELMDYAKELGLICFSSPFDKTAVDLLESLNVPAYKIASFEITDVPLIEYVASKKKPIIISTGIATLSEIDDAVQACRRVGNDQIILLKCTSAYPAKIEDANLRTMQNLKETFNVEVGLSDHTLGVTVPVVSVALGAKVIEKHFILDKSIGGPDASFSLDKHEFKQLVDSVRDAEKALGRIDYELTVKKIKSREFSRSLFVVKDIKAGDIFTEENVKSIRPGDGLKPKYIQSVLGKKAKQDISKGTPVSWAIIG, from the coding sequence ATGTCAATTAATATCGGAGATTTCAATATTGATAGAAAGAGTCCAACATTTATTATTGCAGAGCTATCTGCTAATCATGGACACGATATAAATATTGCGAAGAGAACCATAAAAGCCGCTAAAGAAGCTGGTGCAGATGCAATAAAATTACAAACCTATACTGCGGATACGATTACTATTGATTGTAATAACGATTACTTCAGGATAAAAAGTGGAACTATATGGGATGGACGAACATTGTATGACCTTTATAAAGAGGCCTATACACCATGGGAATGGCATGAAGAGCTAATGGATTATGCCAAAGAACTTGGTTTAATTTGCTTCTCAAGTCCCTTTGATAAAACAGCAGTCGATTTATTAGAAAGTCTAAATGTCCCTGCCTATAAAATTGCATCATTTGAAATAACAGATGTTCCACTGATAGAATATGTTGCATCCAAAAAGAAACCAATCATTATTTCAACTGGAATTGCAACTCTTAGTGAAATAGATGATGCCGTACAAGCCTGTAGAAGAGTGGGTAATGATCAGATTATTCTATTAAAATGTACCTCAGCTTATCCAGCAAAAATTGAAGATGCCAACCTAAGAACAATGCAAAACTTAAAAGAAACGTTTAATGTTGAAGTGGGCTTATCAGACCATACATTAGGTGTAACAGTTCCTGTTGTTTCTGTCGCTTTAGGAGCAAAAGTGATTGAAAAACACTTTATTTTAGATAAGAGTATTGGTGGTCCAGATGCGAGCTTTTCACTTGATAAACACGAATTTAAGCAACTTGTAGATTCGGTTAGAGATGCGGAGAAGGCACTAGGAAGGATAGATTACGAACTTACTGTGAAGAAAATAAAGAGTAGGGAGTTTTCCCGTTCATTATTTGTTGTCAAAGATATCAAAGCCGGTGATATTTTTACAGAAGAAAATGTGAAATCAATAAGGCCAGGGGATGGATTAAAACCTAAATATATTCAGTCAGTACTTGGGAAAAAGGCTAAACAGGATATATCTAAAGGGACTCCGGTAAGTTGGGCAATCATTGGCTAA
- the pseG gene encoding UDP-2,4-diacetamido-2,4,6-trideoxy-beta-L-altropyranose hydrolase, with protein MRVLILTEGGSQIGLGHISRCSSLYDEIEGRGITVEFLIYGDISEYEIIRNRKYKVVNWLSEDFLTKYIKQNDYCIVDSYLANKGLFRDISKLAKKALYIDDNGRIIYPKGIIVNPSLSTEAVKYPKNDTNCYLLGPKYIILRNPFIQVKREYINSQVKEVLITLGGSDINNLTPGILKHLYRQNSDIIFNVVIGPAFKNMVELKSFNPKNIRFYENASAVEMKSIMLKSDLAITAVGQTIYELIATQTPFIPIKIIENQSNNVAGLKEFNLVKKVLDSKDIDLLQKIENEFNKLLCKNRRAEIVNMYNGVIDGLGSRRLIDILVDGKEVE; from the coding sequence ATGAGGGTGTTAATTTTAACGGAAGGCGGTAGTCAAATAGGTTTAGGACATATCTCAAGATGCAGCTCTTTATATGATGAAATAGAGGGAAGAGGAATTACAGTTGAGTTCCTCATTTATGGAGACATAAGTGAATATGAGATAATAAGAAATAGAAAATACAAGGTAGTTAATTGGCTATCTGAAGACTTTTTAACTAAATATATAAAACAGAACGACTATTGTATTGTAGACTCTTATTTGGCTAATAAAGGTTTATTTCGAGATATTTCAAAATTAGCAAAAAAGGCATTATATATTGATGATAATGGAAGGATTATATATCCTAAAGGTATAATTGTGAACCCGTCTCTTAGTACTGAAGCAGTTAAGTATCCTAAAAATGATACTAACTGCTATTTACTTGGACCGAAATATATCATTTTGAGAAATCCCTTTATACAAGTTAAAAGAGAGTATATTAATTCTCAGGTAAAAGAAGTACTGATAACATTGGGTGGTTCAGACATAAATAACTTAACTCCAGGCATCTTAAAACATCTTTACAGACAAAACTCAGACATTATTTTTAATGTAGTAATAGGACCCGCGTTTAAAAATATGGTTGAACTAAAGAGTTTTAATCCAAAAAATATTAGATTTTACGAGAATGCCTCTGCTGTGGAAATGAAATCTATTATGCTAAAGTCTGATTTAGCGATAACTGCAGTAGGGCAGACTATTTATGAATTGATAGCTACTCAAACACCTTTTATTCCAATAAAAATAATAGAAAATCAAAGTAATAATGTTGCTGGATTAAAAGAGTTTAATTTGGTGAAAAAAGTTCTGGACTCAAAGGATATAGATTTATTGCAGAAAATAGAAAATGAGTTTAATAAGCTGTTATGTAAGAATAGAAGAGCTGAAATAGTCAATATGTATAATGGTGTTATAGATGGATTAGGGAGTAGACGACTTATTGACATTCTGGTTGATGGCAAAGAGGTGGAATGA
- a CDS encoding motility associated factor glycosyltransferase family protein, with protein sequence MSFAQKNISALLSKPYYSEQVINRINEKGNKQLNNDLIFEVESYLKLDSDHKLSENDFNSHINIILFGFFNIELVKNLLSKMSNFSTLTIFEKDIDILLYTFGNKDVSQILEDTRVVLLTGQKSEVRSYINTRVSTRDYSYNLPRIKMISSKYMEITNEEYINEIFHYLINQTKYIASTLGNDINDMLEGFDHSIENWPNLLKSIGVNDLKDKYKGIPAVIVSAGPSLDKNIQYLKDVYGKALILTVDTTLKKVLNLGIVPDSVSTIERPKNMYSIFYEDVDIPKETVFIGPSVVTKKIIDEFDRFIFTGRRGEPTVRAIANALEYESLEIGMSCAHIPFAFANWVGADPIIFIGQDLAFSKEGHTHFGEASDITKDGAKKQELIKVEGNDGESLFTNKFYYQFLIWFQNQIAQNNDKTFINATEGGAKIEGTKSMRFQDAIDLYCLKKVEHLSGTFDSVQSYNKPHKNDKGTQVKDFLEKLIEDSDFISKEAIKYKEWLLNCEIQNHENLRVFFEMRRELDLSLSNNYILNFLAQTITLKYNRSFNSYPVNMSNTEWKKLTSEGVRYYSLIEQVCKALEKRFIKYLSYIESIQ encoded by the coding sequence ATGAGTTTTGCACAAAAAAATATTTCAGCACTTCTATCCAAACCATATTATTCAGAACAGGTAATTAATCGAATTAATGAAAAAGGGAATAAACAACTAAACAACGACCTAATTTTTGAAGTTGAAAGCTATTTAAAATTGGATTCTGACCATAAGTTATCAGAAAATGATTTTAATTCACATATAAATATTATTTTATTTGGTTTCTTTAATATTGAATTAGTAAAAAATCTTTTAAGTAAAATGTCTAATTTTTCAACATTAACTATATTTGAGAAAGATATTGACATATTACTATATACTTTTGGGAATAAGGATGTATCTCAAATTCTAGAAGATACAAGGGTTGTGCTCTTAACCGGACAAAAATCTGAAGTTAGAAGCTATATAAATACTCGTGTATCTACACGTGATTATAGTTATAATTTACCAAGGATAAAAATGATTTCTTCTAAATATATGGAAATCACTAATGAAGAATATATCAATGAAATTTTTCATTATCTAATAAACCAAACAAAATATATTGCAAGTACATTAGGTAATGATATTAACGATATGTTGGAAGGATTTGATCATTCAATTGAAAATTGGCCAAATCTATTAAAAAGCATTGGAGTAAATGACTTAAAGGACAAATACAAAGGTATCCCAGCGGTTATTGTTTCAGCAGGGCCGTCACTGGACAAAAATATACAGTACCTGAAAGATGTATATGGGAAGGCTTTAATCCTTACTGTTGATACAACTTTAAAGAAAGTTTTAAATTTAGGTATAGTTCCAGATTCTGTCTCTACAATAGAGCGGCCAAAGAATATGTACTCAATTTTTTATGAAGATGTTGATATTCCAAAAGAAACTGTCTTTATTGGTCCATCAGTTGTTACTAAGAAGATTATTGATGAATTTGATAGATTTATCTTTACAGGTAGACGAGGTGAACCAACTGTAAGGGCTATAGCCAACGCCTTAGAATATGAATCATTAGAAATTGGGATGAGTTGCGCCCATATTCCATTTGCTTTTGCAAATTGGGTTGGTGCTGATCCTATTATTTTCATTGGTCAAGATCTTGCTTTTTCCAAAGAAGGCCATACCCATTTTGGAGAAGCAAGCGATATTACTAAAGATGGTGCTAAAAAGCAGGAACTAATTAAAGTAGAAGGCAATGATGGAGAATCTCTTTTTACAAATAAGTTTTACTATCAATTTTTGATTTGGTTTCAGAATCAAATAGCTCAAAACAATGATAAAACGTTTATTAATGCAACTGAAGGTGGAGCAAAAATAGAAGGTACTAAATCAATGAGATTTCAAGATGCAATAGACCTTTACTGCCTTAAAAAGGTAGAACACCTGAGTGGTACTTTTGATAGTGTTCAGTCCTATAATAAACCACACAAAAATGACAAAGGCACTCAAGTGAAAGATTTTCTTGAAAAATTGATAGAAGATAGTGATTTTATCAGTAAAGAGGCAATTAAATATAAAGAGTGGCTATTGAATTGTGAAATACAGAATCATGAAAATCTACGTGTTTTTTTTGAAATGCGAAGAGAATTAGATTTGTCACTTAGTAATAACTATATACTCAACTTTTTGGCTCAAACTATCACACTTAAATACAATCGTTCATTTAATAGTTACCCAGTTAATATGAGTAATACAGAATGGAAAAAGCTTACATCTGAAGGTGTAAGGTATTATTCTTTGATTGAACAGGTGTGTAAAGCATTAGAAAAAAGGTTTATTAAATATCTTAGTTATATTGAGAGTATACAATAG
- a CDS encoding DUF2920 family protein has translation MIKTYDFNAHSFELPIKRSKTVNCKVWEAKKQSPSVAVIEYDLGKNSNEQKIQELANHIVNIHNLSVVVIEYTETEIKYSPDLLNRLEAYLPGYLLKVSPYLSKRHQELILHGSYQEVINDLQYNAYTRIPVNQETIISLYGDKDSYTDFGIVASLDIIYCLKQLKTLYPKWQWNDCVGLGSGYGAYILQLAERFLPNTFSMIIAKNSITKPTAQDLFTNRTELENGKHKFIYRKGIGKFPLYLNEVQGWTTDASHPYFFEHRHFDIRNLENDLLLQKGNKKTPIIYIEEISEGIEKKINFVEKMIKNNYQVGLLVADQDEVDNKTIVRENGKITVKFKGIIDHYFSSDYKRNLNYIDSNSITILPVYNGVYVLNYIPAMPEFFFIPSNKSLTKENELDFLVEHFPNNINQFSDKVIIELLEYIKNPVLNQDNNYIHLIS, from the coding sequence ATGATAAAAACTTATGATTTTAATGCTCATTCATTTGAATTACCAATTAAGCGGTCTAAAACAGTGAATTGTAAAGTATGGGAAGCAAAAAAACAATCACCTTCAGTTGCTGTAATAGAATATGATCTTGGAAAAAATTCAAACGAACAAAAAATTCAAGAGTTGGCAAATCATATAGTTAACATCCATAATTTGTCAGTAGTGGTTATTGAATATACAGAGACAGAAATAAAATATTCACCAGATTTATTAAATAGATTAGAAGCATATCTTCCTGGTTATTTATTAAAGGTATCACCATATCTGTCTAAAAGGCATCAAGAGTTAATATTACATGGTTCATATCAAGAAGTAATTAACGATTTACAATATAACGCCTATACTAGAATCCCAGTAAATCAAGAGACTATTATTTCTTTGTATGGTGATAAGGATTCTTATACTGATTTTGGTATTGTAGCTAGTTTGGATATTATTTATTGTTTAAAACAGTTGAAAACACTATACCCAAAATGGCAATGGAATGATTGTGTTGGCTTAGGGTCTGGATATGGTGCATATATCTTGCAGTTAGCTGAAAGGTTTCTACCTAATACTTTTTCAATGATTATTGCAAAAAACAGTATAACCAAACCAACAGCTCAAGATTTATTTACAAATAGAACGGAGCTAGAAAATGGTAAGCATAAATTTATTTACAGAAAGGGGATTGGCAAATTTCCTCTGTATTTAAATGAAGTCCAGGGATGGACCACAGATGCTTCACACCCATATTTTTTTGAACATAGACACTTTGATATTCGCAACTTGGAAAATGATTTACTTTTACAAAAGGGAAATAAAAAGACACCGATTATTTATATTGAGGAAATAAGTGAAGGGATAGAAAAGAAGATTAACTTTGTAGAAAAAATGATAAAGAACAATTATCAGGTTGGATTATTAGTTGCAGATCAGGATGAAGTAGATAATAAAACAATAGTCAGAGAAAATGGGAAAATTACTGTAAAATTTAAAGGAATTATTGATCATTACTTCAGTAGTGATTATAAGAGAAATTTAAACTACATTGACTCAAATAGCATAACAATTTTACCTGTGTATAATGGGGTATATGTATTAAACTATATCCCCGCAATGCCTGAATTTTTCTTTATTCCATCAAATAAAAGTCTAACAAAAGAAAATGAACTAGACTTCTTAGTTGAACATTTTCCAAACAATATAAATCAGTTTTCAGACAAAGTTATTATTGAATTATTAGAGTACATTAAAAATCCTGTGTTAAATCAAGATAATAATTATATTCATTTAATATCATAA
- a CDS encoding methionyl-tRNA formyltransferase: protein MKILFCGFGKLGRHCLDRLFAEGYTISFILTHKELGNDSVDTFAKKNNIKYSYKDARMHMNDIKIEIVEENIDYLISVNYRYIIPKEIFRLPKYAMNIHGSLLPKYRGRTPHVWSIINGEEFSGITSHIIEETVDTGDIIEQIPIRINSEDTGYSLLKKYEELYPELLINSLKKLANNEPFIKQNEKEASYFGKRTPDMGYIDFYKCANEVINFVRAQANPYPGAYYFLKNGKKIIINRLIVIDSVSHDMPIGVITNKNDEYYVKCKDHVLKIVDYKVM, encoded by the coding sequence ATGAAGATACTCTTTTGTGGGTTCGGTAAACTAGGAAGACATTGTCTAGATCGGCTATTTGCCGAAGGATATACAATATCTTTTATACTCACTCATAAGGAACTAGGTAATGATAGTGTTGATACGTTCGCGAAAAAAAATAATATAAAATATTCGTATAAAGATGCAAGAATGCATATGAATGACATAAAAATAGAAATAGTTGAAGAAAATATTGATTATTTGATCAGTGTAAATTATAGATATATTATTCCAAAGGAAATTTTTAGGTTACCAAAATACGCAATGAACATTCATGGTTCTTTATTACCCAAGTATAGAGGAAGAACACCACATGTATGGAGCATTATCAACGGCGAAGAATTTAGTGGTATTACCTCTCACATTATCGAAGAGACGGTTGATACAGGAGATATCATTGAACAAATTCCTATAAGAATCAACAGCGAGGATACAGGATATAGTTTACTGAAGAAGTATGAGGAGTTATATCCAGAATTGTTAATAAACTCATTAAAAAAGCTTGCTAATAATGAGCCTTTCATTAAACAAAATGAAAAGGAAGCAAGTTATTTTGGGAAACGAACACCAGATATGGGGTACATTGACTTTTACAAATGTGCGAATGAAGTTATCAATTTTGTAAGAGCTCAGGCAAACCCCTATCCAGGTGCTTATTATTTTTTAAAGAATGGAAAAAAAATCATCATTAATCGATTAATAGTTATAGATTCGGTATCACATGATATGCCTATAGGAGTCATTACTAATAAAAACGATGAATATTACGTTAAATGTAAGGATCATGTTCTGAAGATTGTTGATTACAAAGTTATGTAG
- a CDS encoding glycosyltransferase family protein, producing MKVAAIIQARMGSTRLSGKVMKDILGKTVLSHVIERVRQSNFIEEIIIATTVHERDSVIEKEAISSGAKVYRGSEDDVLSRYYLAAKENNIDIIVRITSDCPVIDPHVIDEIVDIFIKGNHDIVTNAGSDLSKRTYPRGLDTEVFSFEVLENAFTNGREEYHREHVTPYIYEHSHKIHYFKNDVNYSKYRWTLDTEEDFKLINEIYNRLYKGNHDFYLQEIIDIFKQEPKLFSINAHIEQKKVN from the coding sequence ATGAAAGTTGCGGCTATTATACAAGCGAGAATGGGTTCAACAAGACTTTCAGGAAAAGTAATGAAAGATATATTAGGAAAAACTGTTCTTTCACATGTAATAGAAAGAGTTAGACAATCTAATTTTATTGAAGAAATTATTATTGCAACAACAGTACACGAGAGAGATAGTGTTATTGAAAAAGAAGCAATTTCAAGTGGCGCAAAGGTATATAGAGGTAGTGAAGATGATGTTCTCAGTCGCTATTATTTAGCAGCCAAAGAAAACAATATTGATATTATTGTAAGAATTACATCAGACTGCCCTGTAATTGATCCACATGTAATAGATGAAATAGTTGATATATTTATAAAAGGAAACCATGATATTGTAACAAATGCTGGGTCAGATCTAAGTAAAAGAACTTATCCTAGAGGATTGGATACAGAAGTATTTTCTTTTGAAGTATTGGAAAATGCGTTTACTAATGGAAGAGAAGAGTATCATAGAGAACATGTTACTCCTTACATTTATGAACATAGTCATAAAATACATTACTTCAAGAATGATGTTAATTATTCTAAATATCGATGGACATTAGATACAGAAGAGGATTTCAAGCTAATTAACGAAATTTACAATAGATTATATAAAGGGAACCATGACTTTTATCTTCAAGAAATTATTGACATATTTAAACAAGAACCAAAACTTTTTTCAATCAATGCACATATTGAACAAAAGAAAGTCAATTAG